The Halobacterium litoreum genome includes a region encoding these proteins:
- a CDS encoding NUDIX domain-containing protein, with product MATDVVTVFLRHGPDVLLLRRSDAVGSYPGKWGAVAGHAEGDPDALAREEIAEETGLTDATLVRHGDPFAVDDPDHGTWLVHPFLFDVPSRAVTTNYETAEHEWVPATEIRRRDTVPDLWASYDAVRPTAESVAGDGEHGSAYLSLRALDVLRDEAAVADDWDAVAETARALLDAKPGMAVVRNRVNRAMHAADGRTPEAVEASARRVAGEAAEADDRAASEAAAELGDASVVFTLSRSGTVLAALREYEPDRVWVAESRPGSEGVGVAEELADATAVTLTTDANVPAAVAACDAVLAGADAVFPDGRVVNKVGTRGVALAARDADVSVLVACAADKVAPEELPIEGGDPATLYGGEAPISVENPVFEAVPARLVDRVVTEDGALNVGGVAAAAAERRAWADWE from the coding sequence ATGGCGACCGACGTGGTGACCGTGTTCCTCCGACACGGCCCGGACGTGCTCTTGCTCCGACGGAGCGACGCGGTCGGCTCCTACCCAGGCAAGTGGGGCGCCGTCGCTGGCCACGCCGAGGGCGACCCGGACGCGCTCGCCCGCGAGGAAATCGCCGAGGAGACCGGGCTGACCGACGCGACGCTCGTCAGGCACGGCGACCCGTTCGCGGTCGACGACCCCGACCACGGCACGTGGCTCGTCCACCCCTTCCTGTTCGACGTGCCCTCGCGGGCGGTGACGACGAACTACGAGACCGCGGAACACGAGTGGGTGCCGGCGACCGAGATTCGGCGCCGCGACACCGTCCCCGACCTCTGGGCGTCCTACGACGCCGTGCGTCCGACCGCCGAGAGCGTCGCGGGCGACGGCGAACACGGGTCGGCGTACCTCTCGCTGCGAGCGCTGGACGTGCTCCGCGACGAGGCGGCGGTCGCCGACGACTGGGACGCTGTCGCCGAGACGGCGCGCGCGCTGCTCGACGCGAAACCGGGGATGGCGGTCGTCCGGAACCGCGTGAACCGCGCGATGCACGCGGCCGACGGGCGGACGCCCGAGGCGGTCGAGGCCAGCGCGCGCCGGGTGGCCGGGGAAGCCGCCGAAGCGGACGACCGCGCCGCCAGCGAGGCCGCCGCCGAACTCGGGGACGCGAGCGTGGTGTTCACGCTCTCCCGGTCGGGGACCGTGCTCGCGGCGCTCCGCGAGTATGAACCCGACCGCGTCTGGGTCGCCGAATCCCGACCCGGAAGCGAGGGCGTCGGCGTCGCCGAGGAGTTGGCCGACGCGACGGCGGTGACGCTCACGACGGACGCGAACGTTCCGGCGGCCGTCGCGGCCTGCGACGCCGTTCTCGCGGGCGCGGACGCCGTCTTCCCGGACGGACGCGTCGTCAACAAGGTCGGCACGCGCGGAGTGGCGCTCGCCGCGCGCGATGCGGACGTGTCCGTACTCGTGGCGTGTGCCGCGGACAAGGTCGCGCCCGAGGAACTACCAATCGAGGGTGGCGACCCGGCGACACTCTACGGCGGCGAGGCGCCGATTTCGGTCGAGAATCCGGTGTTCGAGGCGGTGCCGGCGCGACTCGTCGACCGCGTCGTCACCGAGGACGGTGCGCTGAACGTCGGCGGCGTCGCCGCCGCGGCGGCCGAACGCCGCGCGTGGGCGGACTGGGAGTGA
- a CDS encoding metallophosphoesterase family protein, producing the protein MQTVVIVSDTHVPSRAPEIPDFAANEMEDADLVIHAGDFDSREAYETVRDLADDLVAVHGNTDPRGLQLPAVETVWVEDVQFVVTHGTGRLAGYDDRVAEKIRGARDDPDAVGVCGHTHELRDWTVGDVRLLNPGSATGAEPADSASLLLVDVEGEDADVTPRWE; encoded by the coding sequence ATGCAAACCGTGGTAATCGTCAGCGACACGCACGTGCCGTCGCGGGCGCCCGAGATTCCGGACTTCGCGGCGAACGAGATGGAGGACGCCGACCTCGTGATTCACGCCGGCGACTTCGACAGCCGCGAGGCGTACGAGACGGTGCGAGACCTCGCGGACGACCTCGTGGCCGTCCACGGGAACACGGACCCGCGCGGCCTCCAACTCCCGGCGGTCGAGACGGTGTGGGTCGAGGACGTGCAGTTCGTCGTCACGCATGGCACCGGGCGGCTCGCGGGCTACGACGACCGCGTCGCCGAGAAGATTCGGGGGGCCCGCGACGACCCCGACGCCGTCGGCGTCTGCGGGCACACCCACGAACTCCGGGACTGGACCGTCGGGGACGTGCGCCTCCTGAACCCGGGGAGCGCGACGGGTGCGGAGCCAGCGGATTCGGCGTCGCTGCTGCTCGTAGACGTCGAGGGCGAGGACGCGGACGTGACGCCGCGCTGGGAGTGA